CAGGCGTTCCAGTATAAACTCAACCGACCTCTGCACTTCAAGCCATCTTACAAAAGCCCTGGCAAATACATCCCCTGACGAATAGGTTGAAGGCGGTATATGAAAAAACCTGAACGCACCGGAGGGAAAATCAAACCGTGTATCTTTTTCAATACCGCAGGCCCTTGCGGAAACGCCTACAAGGCCTAAATCCAACGCCGTCTGTTGGGATACAAATCCTGTCTCATCAAATCTGTCAACAACAACAGGCGAATTCCATATAAGAGAAACGGCATTTTTGACATCGGAGAACACGTTCCTTAGCCTCTTTCTTAACTCCACCCTGATCTCCTCATCAATATCAAACATCACCCCTCCGGGCCTTATAATATTGCGCCCAAAACGATTACCGCATATCAATGCCGTCATGTTTAAAAAATCCCCTCTCAATCTTCCGCAATAGGAGGATGTCGGTAAATATCCGATATCAGCGGCCATGGCTCCCAGGTCTCCGGTATGATTGGCCAGACGCTCCAGCTCAAGCATTATTGCCCGTATCACATGGGCCCTTAAAGACACCTGACAACCCGACAATCCCTCCATTGCCTGACAATATGCCAGGCAATGGCCGATAGAGGTATCCCCTGCCGCTGTTTCCATATAATGCGCTGTTAAAAAAGTATTCCCGGCGCAAAGCATGTTCTCTATCCCGCGGTGCTGATAACCAAGCGATATCTCAAGGTGGAGTATCTGTTCACCGTGGCATTGAAACCTGAAATGCCCGGGCTCAATAATACCGGCATGCACAGGCCCTACGCCAACTTCATGCGCTTCTAATCCCTGGACCTTAAAAAAATCATCTGCCGGTAAATCGGCTTGTCTTTCGCCGGACGCGGGCAGGATGCCGCGG
This portion of the Candidatus Omnitrophota bacterium genome encodes:
- a CDS encoding hydrogenase, with the protein product MNDHCFKTRVCQPFDMASLECLTLKEFKDSALDGFLKGLRAVSFFGLPVDNGQVRLILILACDRQGYMQILSTVVRDSYPCLTAQAPQVHLFEREIFEQLGICPKGHPWLKPVRGILPASGERQADLPADDFFKVQGLEAHEVGVGPVHAGIIEPGHFRFQCHGEQILHLEISLGYQHRGIENMLCAGNTFLTAHYMETAAGDTSIGHCLAYCQAMEGLSGCQVSLRAHVIRAIMLELERLANHTGDLGAMAADIGYLPTSSYCGRLRGDFLNMTALICGNRFGRNIIRPGGVMFDIDEEIRVELRKRLRNVFSDVKNAVSLIWNSPVVVDRFDETGFVSQQTALDLGLVGVSARACGIEKDTRFDFPSGAFRFFHIPPSTYSSGDVFARAFVRWLEVQRSVEFILERL